The Niastella koreensis GR20-10 genome includes a window with the following:
- a CDS encoding O-antigen ligase family protein → MKQKNTIINNLIYLFYLGFLLTAVAAFRYYSSIAIGLIAAASFYYNKLTTGYWFNKALRNPFVICCSLFFLLQIIPLAYTDDWALTWRHIEVKSALLFIPLCFFSSEYLNKVRFHSLMKGYVFILVVLIIWCLGVSFIKYKYHHAPIYIFFYHELLSDLGHHAIQFSILVFAGLIFLLQETTQERYVINKGIHFSLLAFLIGSMLLLSSKLVISFTLCSLAYYAVIEWRKNVNTRWAIATVAITGLVISSIILFTKNPISYRFNDIMHNNMIVMEKKTFEPRYYFNGVAFRLLQWRFVKEIIREHRAWVMGVTPAHAQPLLNQKYLSANMYAGQPGTADHGYQGFNTHNEWLESFLQTGLIGLILFFSICFSMVAMAVRRRSRLLWAIVLLVLAYSFQEAVFESQYGLVVFLFLPLFFYFGEKEPEKQ, encoded by the coding sequence ATGAAGCAAAAAAACACTATAATTAATAACCTTATCTACCTATTTTACCTCGGCTTTCTGTTAACAGCAGTAGCCGCCTTCAGGTACTATAGCAGTATAGCCATCGGCCTTATAGCAGCTGCCTCTTTTTACTATAACAAGCTTACTACCGGTTACTGGTTTAATAAAGCATTACGCAACCCATTTGTGATCTGTTGCAGCCTGTTTTTCTTACTGCAAATAATTCCCCTTGCTTATACCGATGATTGGGCCTTAACCTGGCGGCATATTGAAGTAAAAAGCGCCTTGCTGTTTATCCCGCTTTGTTTCTTCAGCAGTGAGTATTTGAATAAAGTGCGGTTCCATTCGCTAATGAAGGGGTATGTTTTTATCCTGGTTGTCCTCATAATCTGGTGTTTGGGCGTTAGTTTTATTAAATACAAATACCACCACGCGCCCATTTATATTTTCTTTTATCACGAGTTATTGAGCGATCTGGGGCACCACGCCATTCAGTTCTCCATCCTCGTTTTTGCCGGCCTCATCTTCCTGTTGCAGGAAACCACACAGGAACGTTATGTTATTAATAAGGGCATTCATTTTTCACTGCTGGCTTTTTTAATTGGCAGCATGCTGTTGCTGTCGTCAAAACTGGTAATCAGTTTTACGTTGTGCAGCCTGGCTTATTACGCCGTTATTGAATGGCGGAAAAATGTAAATACCCGTTGGGCTATTGCCACGGTGGCCATTACGGGCTTAGTTATAAGCAGTATCATCCTCTTCACAAAAAACCCTATCAGCTACCGTTTTAACGACATCATGCATAACAACATGATCGTTATGGAGAAAAAGACTTTTGAACCGAGGTATTACTTCAACGGCGTGGCTTTTCGCTTACTGCAATGGCGTTTTGTAAAAGAGATCATCCGGGAGCACCGGGCCTGGGTAATGGGCGTAACGCCTGCCCATGCTCAACCCTTGTTAAACCAGAAATATCTGTCAGCAAATATGTACGCCGGTCAGCCCGGCACCGCCGATCATGGGTACCAGGGTTTCAATACGCACAATGAGTGGCTGGAGTCGTTTTTACAAACGGGACTTATAGGACTGATACTCTTTTTCAGCATCTGTTTTTCCATGGTTGCCATGGCCGTTCGGCGAAGGAGCCGCCTGTTATGGGCGATTGTACTTTTAGTGCTTGCCTATTCTTTCCAGGAGGCAGTATTTGAGTCGCAGTATGGGCTGGTCGTTTTCCTGTTTTTGCCGCTGTTCTTTTACTTTGGGGAGAAGGAACCTGAGAAACAATAG
- a CDS encoding oligosaccharide flippase family protein — MEESRSRRSRIFSNFMALGILQGTNFLLPVLVMPFVINRIGADGYGIVAVAQVILLIFCTVSDYGFNLTATRALALHGDDVAKNARLFFTVLAAKMIICAVLFAVLLLLITTVPFFKQHFQLYLFGFTWVLGQSLLVSWFFQGVEKMKYITIYTLLARLLFVALVFAFIRERADNRFFILFMGIGSLVAGIASIFQAIRLCKLPIVRPLWRDIVQELKEGWPVMLSNISINTFLSINVFILRLFTNDLMAGYYSVAEKIFLAFRQVPVMFSQVIYPPLCQLLQKGKEVTRPFFKSVYVPFLLLVLLGAVLLCSFSSFIVTFFLGANSGNTVLLLRLFCLGPVIVCLHVPASQLLMAANHKKSYLRVLSWGTVLNVICNLLLVQVWGSLGTTISVLLTELFITAGFNREMYRNKLAGYLRARAH, encoded by the coding sequence ATGGAGGAAAGCCGCAGCAGACGCAGCCGTATTTTTTCGAACTTTATGGCCCTGGGCATTTTGCAGGGAACCAATTTCCTGCTTCCGGTATTGGTAATGCCTTTTGTTATCAATCGCATTGGAGCCGATGGGTATGGCATTGTTGCGGTGGCCCAGGTAATACTGCTTATTTTTTGTACCGTTTCTGATTATGGATTCAATTTAACCGCCACCCGTGCCCTTGCCCTGCACGGGGATGATGTGGCAAAAAATGCCCGGCTTTTTTTTACGGTGCTGGCGGCCAAAATGATCATCTGCGCAGTTCTGTTTGCCGTATTGTTATTGCTTATTACAACGGTCCCCTTTTTTAAACAACATTTTCAATTGTACCTATTTGGATTTACCTGGGTATTGGGACAATCATTGCTGGTAAGCTGGTTTTTTCAGGGGGTAGAAAAAATGAAGTACATCACCATCTACACCCTGCTGGCGCGGCTGCTGTTTGTGGCGCTCGTTTTTGCTTTCATCAGAGAGCGGGCTGATAACAGGTTTTTTATTTTATTTATGGGCATTGGCAGCCTGGTAGCCGGAATAGCCAGTATTTTTCAGGCAATCAGGTTGTGTAAATTGCCAATAGTGCGGCCATTGTGGCGTGATATTGTGCAGGAGCTGAAAGAAGGGTGGCCGGTAATGCTTTCCAATATTTCAATAAACACCTTTCTAAGCATAAACGTGTTCATCTTACGGCTGTTTACCAACGACCTGATGGCAGGTTATTACAGTGTTGCAGAAAAAATATTCCTGGCTTTCCGGCAGGTACCGGTCATGTTTTCGCAGGTGATCTATCCGCCGCTTTGCCAGTTGTTGCAAAAAGGAAAGGAAGTTACCCGGCCTTTTTTCAAGTCGGTGTATGTGCCTTTTTTATTACTGGTGCTGTTGGGCGCGGTATTGTTGTGTAGTTTTTCCTCATTTATTGTTACCTTTTTTTTAGGGGCCAATAGCGGCAATACAGTGTTGTTATTGCGGTTGTTTTGCCTGGGGCCCGTTATTGTTTGTTTGCATGTACCGGCCAGCCAGTTATTGATGGCCGCTAATCATAAAAAAAGTTACCTGCGCGTGCTAAGCTGGGGGACGGTGCTGAATGTTATTTGTAACCTGTTGCTGGTACAGGTATGGGGCTCGCTGGGTACCACCATCAGTGTGTTACTGACAGAACTGTTTATAACGGCAGGCTTTAACCGGGAAATGTACAGGAATAAACTGGCTGGCTACCTCAGGGCCCGGGCTCATTAA
- a CDS encoding ABC transporter ATP-binding protein — translation MKILLTYLKPYRWLVGLTLFLAAVNTAFSLFDPIILGKLVRLAGQYLNTPKDKRPGTEFFTATTPYYGVIWLLLASICVAMVSRIAKNFQDYFLNVIIQKFGAKVFTDGLKHAMRLPYQEFEDQRSGETLSVLTKVRADTEKFMNYFINIMFGVLVGVTFVMIYASIWISWTIAVAYVVGILLLTTITNILSKKIKTIQKTIVAQTTSLAGSTTESLRNIELVKSLGLTNQEVTRLNKNTYKILGLELTKVKRVRSISFVQGTFVNTLRQVILFILTWLIFHDKMDFGQLVTMQIFSFFVFGPLQEISNIIISYREAEASLNNFHTLMTKAPERQPEHPKHLGDIKTLDFKQVGFKHQTAQSRAIDDISFSAQIGETIAFVGPSGSGKTTLMKLLVGLYRPQQGKILYNGIDENDINYEDLRNQIGFVTQDTQLFSGTIKENLLFVNTSATEEDLLDVLKKASCMNLLARAEKGLDTMIGEGGLKLSGGEKQRLSIARALLRKPRLLIFDEATSSLDSLTEEEITNTIKDVSSQRNQVTILIAHRLSTIMHADRIYVLEKGDIVETGSHESLIEEKGLYYAMWRQQIGERKKIGTPVA, via the coding sequence ATGAAGATTTTACTAACGTATTTAAAACCATACAGATGGCTGGTTGGTTTAACGCTCTTTCTGGCTGCTGTAAATACCGCTTTTTCCTTATTTGATCCTATTATATTAGGGAAACTTGTCCGGCTCGCCGGTCAGTATTTAAATACACCGAAAGATAAAAGACCTGGTACAGAATTCTTTACTGCTACCACTCCTTATTACGGTGTTATCTGGCTGTTATTAGCTTCCATTTGCGTAGCCATGGTAAGCCGGATAGCCAAAAACTTCCAGGACTACTTCCTGAACGTGATCATCCAGAAATTTGGCGCCAAAGTATTTACCGATGGCTTAAAACACGCTATGCGGTTGCCTTACCAGGAGTTTGAAGACCAGCGCAGTGGTGAAACCCTGAGCGTGCTCACCAAGGTGCGGGCCGATACCGAGAAGTTCATGAATTATTTCATCAATATAATGTTTGGTGTGCTGGTAGGTGTAACCTTTGTTATGATCTATGCTTCTATCTGGATCAGCTGGACAATCGCCGTTGCCTATGTAGTGGGTATTTTACTGCTTACAACGATCACTAATATACTCAGTAAAAAAATCAAGACCATTCAAAAGACCATTGTAGCACAAACCACTTCGCTGGCAGGTTCTACAACGGAATCACTCCGCAATATAGAGTTGGTAAAAAGTCTGGGCCTTACCAACCAGGAAGTTACCCGACTGAATAAAAATACCTACAAGATCCTGGGGCTTGAACTTACCAAAGTAAAACGCGTACGCAGCATCAGCTTTGTACAGGGCACCTTTGTGAACACTTTGCGTCAGGTGATTTTGTTCATTTTAACGTGGCTGATCTTCCATGATAAAATGGATTTCGGACAATTGGTAACTATGCAGATCTTCTCCTTCTTTGTATTTGGACCCTTGCAGGAGATCAGCAATATCATCATCAGCTATCGTGAAGCAGAAGCGTCATTGAACAACTTCCATACGCTGATGACAAAAGCGCCCGAGCGCCAGCCAGAACATCCCAAACACCTCGGCGATATTAAAACGCTCGACTTTAAACAGGTTGGTTTCAAACACCAGACCGCCCAGTCACGCGCTATTGACGATATCAGCTTTTCGGCCCAAATCGGCGAAACCATCGCCTTTGTTGGTCCTTCCGGTTCCGGCAAAACAACTCTAATGAAACTGCTGGTAGGTTTGTATCGCCCGCAACAGGGAAAGATCCTGTACAATGGCATCGACGAAAACGACATCAACTATGAAGACCTGCGCAACCAGATTGGATTTGTAACGCAGGACACCCAATTGTTTTCAGGTACCATTAAAGAGAACCTGTTGTTTGTAAATACGTCAGCCACTGAAGAAGACCTGCTGGATGTGCTTAAAAAAGCCTCCTGTATGAATTTGCTGGCCCGTGCTGAGAAAGGCCTCGATACCATGATCGGCGAAGGCGGTCTGAAATTATCAGGCGGTGAAAAACAACGGTTATCTATTGCCCGCGCCCTGTTGCGCAAACCGCGATTATTGATCTTTGATGAAGCTACTTCCTCACTCGATTCATTAACAGAAGAAGAGATCACCAATACGATAAAGGATGTTTCTTCCCAACGCAACCAGGTTACCATCCTGATCGCACACCGCTTATCTACCATTATGCATGCCGACCGGATTTATGTACTGGAGAAA
- a CDS encoding glycosyltransferase family 4 protein, with protein sequence MKIAVITRSTLYTVKGGDTFQIINTTRQLKGLGIDVDIKLTNEPVQYQQYDLLHFFNIVRPADIVYHINKSDKPFVVSPNLVNYHEYDQLYRKGMAGRLFRYLPQNSIEYIKTIARWVQGNDVLATTSYLWKGHKQSIKKILQQAARILPNSKMEYEQLGEFGAPLPGYTIIPNGIDPALFTWNSNLPKDPGLVLCVARIEGLKNQLNLIKALNNTRYHLVIIGNPAPNQLSYYDACRKEAAANISFINQLPQEALTTWYQQAAIHILPSWFETCGLSTLEAAAMGCRVVITDKGYTREYFGNEAAYCDPASPESMLAAIEKAAGTPDTDTLRRKIFEQYTWQQAASKTAAAYKQVLQQ encoded by the coding sequence ATGAAAATTGCAGTCATCACCAGATCAACATTATATACGGTCAAAGGCGGAGACACCTTTCAGATCATCAATACGACCCGGCAATTAAAAGGGCTGGGAATTGATGTGGACATTAAATTAACCAATGAACCGGTTCAATACCAACAATACGATCTGCTGCACTTTTTTAATATTGTGCGGCCGGCCGACATCGTATACCATATTAACAAATCGGATAAGCCTTTTGTGGTATCGCCTAACCTGGTAAACTACCACGAATACGATCAACTATACCGGAAGGGTATGGCAGGCCGGTTGTTTCGCTATTTACCCCAAAACAGCATCGAATACATAAAAACCATAGCCCGTTGGGTGCAGGGGAATGATGTACTGGCAACAACATCGTATTTGTGGAAGGGGCATAAACAAAGTATAAAAAAGATCCTGCAGCAGGCCGCCCGGATTTTACCCAACTCAAAAATGGAGTACGAGCAACTGGGGGAGTTTGGCGCCCCCCTGCCCGGTTATACCATTATTCCCAATGGTATTGACCCGGCATTATTTACCTGGAACAGCAATTTGCCCAAGGATCCCGGCCTGGTATTGTGCGTGGCGAGAATTGAAGGACTGAAGAACCAGCTGAACCTGATAAAAGCCCTGAACAATACGCGGTACCACCTGGTGATCATTGGCAATCCGGCTCCTAACCAGCTCAGTTATTATGATGCCTGCCGCAAAGAGGCGGCCGCTAATATTTCCTTCATCAACCAGCTGCCGCAGGAGGCTTTGACAACCTGGTACCAGCAGGCAGCCATTCACATTCTGCCCAGCTGGTTCGAAACCTGCGGACTATCCACTTTGGAAGCGGCCGCCATGGGTTGCCGGGTAGTAATTACCGATAAAGGCTATACCCGCGAATACTTTGGCAATGAAGCCGCTTATTGCGATCCCGCTTCACCGGAGAGTATGCTGGCAGCTATAGAAAAAGCAGCCGGCACACCTGATACAGATACACTGAGAAGAAAAATATTTGAACAATATACCTGGCAGCAGGCAGCCAGTAAAACAGCTGCCGCTTACAAACAAGTATTACAACAATGA
- a CDS encoding O-antigen ligase family protein yields the protein MRSLFLMDEQAGLLTIKDKLLYVLVVIFFITFYPSHISAVNVVALVILSLYSFVIYGSFREKWQLLRQRKEVLAMAAFYLLHIVSSLCSKNVAEGFSWTVIRMPLFVFPVSMGLVYIKQALKERILFAYAVITTITVLFCFIWGIVASLVYNDSSLVYNDNLTAPIDKQSIYIALLANIAIFSFAYLLYIKSPLVAKKGLLYASLFILLMAIFFLASRIALITLLGSTVCVAVWYIIHKRKLKLLGLVGAGIALVLVLLITVFPKTWNRFEELGFTHYEYAHKGEESHFDMPVTADQWNGANIRLAIWHCGWSLVKQHPAFGVQVGDKVDRMMETYKARDFDFAYETRRNTHNNYLDIMVAFGFTGLLLFLWGFIFEPLRQCIRHKDFFGVFVIAAFMLSFIPETYFDRSMGNMVFAFFIAFIVSYRKPVAAIV from the coding sequence ATGCGATCCTTGTTTTTGATGGATGAACAGGCGGGTTTATTGACTATAAAGGATAAATTATTATATGTGCTGGTGGTCATTTTCTTTATCACCTTTTATCCGTCACATATCTCCGCAGTAAATGTTGTGGCGTTGGTTATTCTGTCGTTATACAGCTTTGTTATTTATGGGTCCTTCCGCGAAAAATGGCAACTGCTGCGCCAGCGAAAAGAGGTGTTGGCGATGGCTGCTTTTTATTTGCTGCATATAGTAAGTTCGCTTTGCTCAAAAAATGTGGCCGAGGGTTTTTCCTGGACGGTGATCCGCATGCCTTTATTCGTGTTCCCCGTTTCCATGGGGCTTGTGTATATAAAACAGGCACTTAAAGAAAGGATCCTGTTTGCCTATGCGGTTATTACTACCATTACGGTGCTGTTCTGTTTTATCTGGGGTATTGTGGCAAGCCTGGTGTATAACGACTCCTCGTTGGTGTATAATGATAATCTTACCGCCCCAATAGATAAACAATCGATCTATATTGCCTTACTGGCCAATATAGCCATTTTCAGTTTTGCATACCTGCTGTATATAAAATCGCCGCTGGTGGCTAAAAAGGGACTGCTGTATGCGAGTTTGTTTATTTTACTGATGGCTATTTTCTTTTTAGCCAGCCGTATTGCGTTGATAACCTTATTGGGCAGTACTGTATGTGTGGCGGTATGGTATATTATTCACAAGAGAAAGCTGAAGCTGCTGGGTTTGGTGGGGGCTGGTATTGCGTTGGTGTTGGTGTTGCTGATAACTGTTTTCCCAAAAACATGGAACCGTTTTGAAGAGCTGGGGTTCACCCACTACGAATATGCACACAAGGGAGAGGAAAGTCATTTTGATATGCCGGTTACAGCCGATCAGTGGAATGGCGCCAACATCAGGCTGGCGATATGGCATTGTGGATGGTCGCTGGTAAAACAACACCCCGCTTTTGGCGTACAGGTAGGGGATAAGGTAGACAGGATGATGGAAACGTATAAAGCAAGGGATTTTGATTTTGCTTATGAAACCCGCCGGAACACGCATAACAATTACCTCGATATAATGGTGGCCTTTGGATTTACCGGGTTACTGCTTTTCCTGTGGGGATTTATATTTGAACCCCTGCGCCAGTGTATTCGCCATAAAGACTTTTTTGGCGTGTTTGTAATTGCGGCCTTTATGCTCTCATTCATCCCCGAAACCTATTTCGACCGCAGTATGGGCAATATGGTGTTTGCCTTCTTTATTGCTTTTATTGTCAGCTACAGGAAGCCTGTAGCTGCAATTGTTTAG
- a CDS encoding ABC transporter ATP-binding protein, translated as MTKALAIQAKGISKTFNISEDSHNTVKHRLFNLFNPPRKKKVEALKTMDFEIYKGECIGLLGRNGCGKSTLIRVLAGVFPTDTGKINIFGSTLLMNLGVGMSHQLTARENIYVSASVLGLKIKEIDAIFDQIVDFAELREFIDTKIKYFSSGMVARLGFSIAVNAGADIMFLDEIFAVGDMKFQEKAIKVFESSWIAGKTVILVSHSMDVVQKYCSRTAFMKNGSLVYFGDTAKAVQMYIEDNH; from the coding sequence ATGACAAAGGCGCTGGCGATACAGGCAAAAGGGATCAGTAAAACATTCAACATTTCAGAAGATAGTCATAATACGGTTAAACACCGGTTATTTAATCTGTTTAACCCACCCCGTAAAAAAAAGGTAGAAGCCCTGAAAACTATGGACTTCGAAATTTACAAGGGGGAATGCATTGGCTTGCTGGGCCGGAACGGTTGTGGCAAATCAACCCTAATTCGTGTGCTGGCGGGTGTGTTTCCTACCGATACCGGTAAAATAAACATTTTCGGTTCTACCCTGCTCATGAACCTGGGTGTTGGTATGAGCCATCAGCTCACCGCCCGGGAGAATATTTATGTATCAGCTTCTGTACTGGGATTAAAGATCAAGGAAATTGACGCCATCTTCGACCAGATAGTGGATTTTGCTGAACTCCGTGAATTCATTGATACCAAGATCAAATACTTTTCATCAGGTATGGTTGCCCGCCTGGGCTTTTCCATAGCCGTAAATGCCGGCGCAGATATCATGTTCCTCGATGAAATTTTTGCCGTAGGTGATATGAAGTTCCAGGAAAAAGCCATCAAGGTATTTGAATCGAGCTGGATTGCCGGCAAAACAGTTATCCTGGTAAGCCATAGTATGGATGTGGTGCAGAAATACTGCAGCCGTACTGCGTTTATGAAAAATGGCAGCCTGGTTTATTTTGGCGACACGGCAAAGGCGGTGCAGATGTACATCGAGGACAATCACTAA
- a CDS encoding DUF1972 domain-containing protein produces the protein MTLRIGILGTRGIPNNYGGFEQFAEYLSTGLVEKGHEVFVYNSHNHPYTETSWKNVQLIHCYDPEYQLGSFGQFIYDFNCILDARRRNFDVILMLGFTSSSAWGWFYPQQSTLVFNMDGLEWKRTKYSKPVQQFLRLAEKLAVRFSHYHIADSVVIQSYLKNKYAISSEHIPYGAEIHDHEEETLLQDFGVKKHQYFLLMARMAAENNIEMILDGFHASNSNYKFLVIGSVNNKLGRHLVHKFKHDNRIIFTGGIYNDPQKIHSLKIFSTLYFHGHSVGGTNPSLLEAMASRSLIAAHDNPFNRAVLQQDAYYFSSHHEVKEVIENTCRNGREAAMINNNLKKIQEQFNWDNVISKYESFLQRCVREKVSRELKSDPSIKVESSRY, from the coding sequence ATGACACTACGGATAGGCATATTAGGTACCAGAGGCATTCCCAATAACTACGGCGGGTTTGAACAATTTGCAGAATACCTGTCAACAGGGTTGGTAGAAAAAGGACATGAGGTGTTTGTTTACAACTCCCACAATCACCCCTATACTGAAACATCCTGGAAAAACGTACAATTGATCCATTGCTACGATCCCGAGTACCAATTGGGCAGCTTTGGACAATTCATCTACGACTTCAACTGCATTTTAGATGCGCGACGCAGGAACTTCGATGTGATCCTGATGCTGGGTTTTACCAGCAGTTCGGCCTGGGGTTGGTTCTACCCCCAGCAAAGCACGCTCGTCTTTAATATGGACGGGCTCGAATGGAAGCGCACCAAGTATTCAAAACCAGTACAGCAATTTTTACGACTGGCCGAAAAACTGGCCGTCCGGTTCAGCCATTATCATATTGCCGATTCAGTGGTTATTCAATCGTACCTGAAAAACAAATACGCCATCTCCAGCGAGCACATCCCCTATGGTGCCGAAATACATGACCATGAAGAAGAAACCCTGTTACAGGATTTTGGGGTTAAAAAGCACCAGTACTTTTTATTGATGGCACGCATGGCGGCTGAGAACAATATCGAAATGATCCTGGATGGTTTTCATGCCAGCAACAGCAACTATAAATTCCTGGTGATAGGTTCGGTTAATAACAAGCTGGGACGGCACCTGGTACATAAATTCAAACACGATAACCGGATCATCTTCACCGGTGGTATTTACAACGATCCGCAAAAAATACATTCACTCAAGATCTTTTCTACCCTGTATTTTCATGGCCACAGTGTGGGTGGCACCAACCCCTCCCTGCTGGAAGCCATGGCCAGCCGCTCACTAATTGCGGCCCACGATAACCCCTTCAACCGCGCAGTTTTACAGCAGGATGCCTATTATTTCTCCTCCCACCACGAGGTAAAAGAAGTTATTGAAAATACCTGTCGCAACGGCCGCGAAGCAGCCATGATCAACAACAACCTGAAGAAAATACAGGAGCAGTTTAACTGGGATAACGTTATCAGTAAATACGAAAGTTTTTTACAACGATGTGTACGGGAGAAGGTTAGCAGAGAGCTAAAGAGCGATCCTTCCATTAAAGTGGAGAGTTCGCGATATTAA